The Myxosarcina sp. GI1 genome has a segment encoding these proteins:
- a CDS encoding siphovirus Gp157 family protein, which translates to MNDNLWNQTQDLIDLEEAIAEIANSEELTETEKDERSQQLFQQWLGKEEDWKAKLESAAYAAKCLEKEAEAVKSMIDELRVRQVSKLNSANKLKQYILLAMQQRGETKVKGKYSTIYQQTRQPVVLKVAPEELPEEYQRVKVEAKLNDLKQALKTSKDDFPWADWGETETSLVIRIK; encoded by the coding sequence ATGAATGATAATCTCTGGAATCAAACTCAAGACCTCATCGATTTAGAAGAAGCAATTGCCGAAATTGCTAACAGCGAAGAACTAACCGAAACAGAAAAAGACGAACGTTCTCAACAACTATTTCAACAGTGGTTGGGTAAAGAAGAAGACTGGAAAGCAAAGCTAGAATCTGCTGCCTATGCTGCTAAATGCTTAGAAAAAGAAGCCGAAGCCGTTAAATCCATGATTGACGAGCTTAGAGTCAGACAGGTTAGTAAGCTCAATTCTGCCAACAAGCTAAAACAATACATCCTCCTGGCAATGCAGCAGCGAGGAGAAACCAAAGTTAAGGGTAAGTATTCAACCATCTATCAGCAAACCAGACAGCCAGTAGTTCTTAAGGTAGCACCAGAAGAACTGCCAGAGGAATATCAGCGAGTTAAAGTCGAGGCAAAATTAAACGATCTAAAGCAGGCATTAAAAACTAGTAAAGATGATTTTCCCTGGGCTGACTGGGGAGAAACCGAAACCAGTTTGGTAATTAGGATTAAATAG